One Flavobacterium sp. 90 DNA segment encodes these proteins:
- a CDS encoding porin family protein yields the protein MKKFILAVLLCISVNGFAQLIQFGPQVSYNITSPLTDDFSSKSSGTGYGVAGFVRVNLLMLYAQGELGYAKSKFSLSQTGIGETDYELAGSDATILVGFKIIPLGKLGNVRLFAGYNWKNYSDISANNNLNIVAFKKNNSSILGGVGVDLWKLTLDYRYLAGVTDLDPSGRNIKTAVSNFSLGFKFL from the coding sequence ATGAAAAAATTCATTTTAGCAGTATTACTATGTATTAGTGTAAATGGTTTTGCACAATTAATACAATTTGGACCTCAGGTTTCTTATAACATAACTTCTCCTCTTACTGATGATTTTAGTTCAAAAAGCTCTGGAACCGGCTATGGCGTTGCCGGATTTGTTCGCGTTAATTTGTTAATGTTGTACGCTCAGGGCGAGCTCGGATATGCTAAATCAAAATTTAGCCTTTCGCAAACAGGAATTGGTGAAACTGATTATGAGTTAGCAGGAAGCGATGCAACTATCCTTGTTGGTTTCAAAATCATTCCTTTAGGAAAACTTGGAAACGTACGCCTTTTTGCCGGATACAACTGGAAGAATTATTCGGATATAAGTGCAAATAATAATCTAAATATTGTTGCTTTCAAAAAAAACAATAGCAGTATTCTTGGTGGTGTTGGTGTCGATTTATGGAAACTTACTCTCGATTACAGATATCTTGCAGGCGTTACAGATCTTGATCCTTCAGGAAGAAATATAAAAACTGCAGTTTCAAATTTCTCGCTTGGATTTAAGTTCTTGTAA
- a CDS encoding alpha/beta hydrolase-fold protein, whose translation MNYLIDTFRKKIIVVSFFMLLTSFAFAQKKDKIEIGTVDSIASKVLNENRKIWVHLPKSSQNNGFAKQKYPVVYVLDGDGHFSSVVGMIEEMSEVNGNTNCPEMIVVGITNTNRNRDLTPTHSDIDLPFVPKNLSEQSGGGEKFVEFLEKELIPYINNKYPAAPYKTLIGHSFGGLTAINILTNHSNLFNSYIAIDPSMWWDHQKFLAETEKKLANKNLANISLFMAAANTMDDNMNVVKVRKDTTVFTRHIRAILDLNDFFAKNKKSNLNYDYKYYNDDNHGSVPLIATYDGLRFIFKFNQLKLSVSEQINFNKDVFAKIEKHFKNVSKHLGYKVAVPENTVNTYGYQSLGKKDMDLAGYLFKMNVANYPDSPNVYDSLGDFYEANGDKKNAIASYEKALVLDKNFQETKGKLEKLK comes from the coding sequence ATGAATTACTTAATAGATACTTTTAGAAAAAAGATAATAGTCGTAAGTTTTTTTATGTTATTGACCAGTTTTGCTTTTGCTCAGAAAAAAGACAAAATCGAAATTGGAACAGTTGATAGTATTGCTTCCAAAGTTTTAAATGAGAATAGAAAAATTTGGGTTCATTTACCTAAAAGTTCACAAAATAATGGTTTTGCAAAACAAAAATATCCAGTCGTTTATGTACTTGATGGTGACGGACATTTTAGTTCTGTTGTGGGAATGATTGAAGAAATGAGCGAAGTAAACGGAAACACAAACTGTCCCGAAATGATTGTGGTGGGAATTACGAACACCAACAGAAATAGAGATTTAACGCCTACACATTCAGATATTGATCTTCCTTTTGTGCCTAAAAACTTAAGCGAACAATCTGGTGGAGGTGAAAAATTTGTCGAGTTTCTTGAAAAAGAATTGATTCCATATATCAATAATAAATATCCTGCGGCACCTTACAAAACCTTAATTGGACATTCTTTTGGAGGATTAACAGCGATTAATATTTTGACAAATCACAGCAATTTATTCAACTCTTATATTGCTATAGATCCGAGTATGTGGTGGGATCATCAGAAATTTTTGGCTGAAACTGAGAAAAAACTAGCAAATAAAAATCTAGCAAACATTTCGCTATTCATGGCAGCTGCAAATACAATGGATGATAATATGAATGTTGTAAAAGTTCGAAAAGATACTACAGTTTTTACAAGACATATCAGAGCAATTTTGGATTTGAATGATTTTTTCGCCAAGAATAAAAAAAGCAATCTGAATTATGATTATAAATACTATAACGATGATAATCATGGATCAGTTCCATTGATCGCTACTTATGATGGTCTTCGGTTTATATTCAAATTCAACCAATTAAAACTTTCAGTATCGGAACAAATTAATTTTAATAAAGATGTTTTTGCTAAAATTGAAAAGCATTTTAAAAATGTGTCGAAACATTTAGGTTACAAAGTAGCTGTTCCTGAAAACACGGTAAATACTTATGGTTATCAGTCTTTGGGTAAAAAAGATATGGATTTAGCTGGTTATTTGTTTAAAATGAATGTTGCAAATTATCCGGATAGTCCAAATGTTTATGATTCTCTTGGGGATTTTTATGAAGCAAATGGAGATAAGAAAAATGCCATTGCGAGTTATGAAAAAGCATTGGTTTTGGATAAAAACTTTCAGGAAACAAAAGGGAAATTAGAAAAATTAAAATAA
- a CDS encoding ACT domain-containing protein, with product MSGEKNLEKLLKSMKPQHNLGEYVFCKVEKLGNLNLNDIEMFFKEKEAITLILKKEIAEQLNLEYSVVMSWLTLTVHSSLEAVGLTAAFSKALSENGISCNVVAAFYHDHIFVNANDTDKAMKVLNAFSE from the coding sequence ATGTCGGGAGAAAAAAATCTGGAGAAATTGCTTAAGAGCATGAAACCTCAACATAATTTAGGAGAATATGTTTTTTGTAAAGTGGAGAAATTAGGAAATCTTAACTTGAATGATATCGAAATGTTTTTTAAAGAAAAAGAAGCTATTACATTAATTCTTAAAAAAGAAATAGCAGAACAATTAAATCTGGAATATTCGGTTGTAATGTCATGGTTAACGCTTACTGTTCATTCGTCATTAGAAGCTGTTGGTTTGACCGCGGCATTTTCTAAAGCACTCTCTGAAAATGGAATTAGCTGTAATGTTGTAGCGGCTTTTTATCACGACCATATTTTTGTGAATGCAAATGATACAGACAAAGCAATGAAAGTTCTAAATGCATTTTCAGAATAA
- a CDS encoding GNAT family N-acetyltransferase, with protein sequence MEIKTINASQTWEIRHKVMWPDKSIAFVQLEEDNLGLHFGVFDQEKLVSIVSCFVDNQEMQFRKLATLEEYQGKGIASELLNFIFEVAKKQNLSKIWCNARSNKKSFYEKFGMIDTHKIFSKEGQEFTIMEIFL encoded by the coding sequence ATGGAAATTAAAACAATCAATGCATCTCAAACCTGGGAAATCAGACATAAAGTAATGTGGCCGGATAAATCTATTGCATTTGTACAATTAGAAGAAGATAATTTGGGATTACATTTTGGAGTTTTTGATCAGGAAAAATTAGTATCTATTGTTTCTTGTTTTGTTGATAATCAGGAAATGCAATTTAGAAAACTGGCAACTTTAGAAGAATATCAAGGTAAAGGAATTGCCTCTGAATTGTTAAATTTTATTTTTGAAGTTGCTAAAAAACAAAATTTGAGCAAAATATGGTGCAATGCAAGAAGCAATAAAAAGTCATTTTATGAGAAATTTGGAATGATAGATACACATAAAATTTTTTCTAAAGAAGGACAGGAATTTACGATAATGGAAATTTTTTTATAG